A single window of Cottoperca gobio chromosome 9, fCotGob3.1, whole genome shotgun sequence DNA harbors:
- the srp19 gene encoding signal recognition particle 19 kDa protein, with protein sequence MAHLTENPADKERFICIYPIYINSKKTLAEGRRIPTEKAVENPSCAEIRDVLTAAGVNVYVENKMHPREWNRDVQFRGRVRVQVKQVDGSLCQDKFSSRKDVMFYVAEMIPKLKTRTQKSGGGDTSSQQGEGGKKSKKKKK encoded by the exons GTTCATCTGCATCTATCCCATCTACATCAACAGTAAGAAGACGCTGGCTGAAGGACGAAGGATCCCCACAGAGAAG gcggTGGAGAATCCGTCCTGCGCTGAGATCAGAGACGTGCTGACGGCGGCTGGGGTCAACGTCTACGtggag AACAAAATGCATCCCAGGGAGTGGAACAGGGACGTCCAGTTCAGAGGGCGTGTCAGAGTTCAGGTGAAGCAGGTGGACGGCAGCCTCTGTCAGGACAAATTCTCCTCCC GTAAAGATGTGATGTTTTACGTAGCAGAGATGATCCCTAAACTAAAGACTCGCACCCAaaagagtggaggaggagacacCAGCTCTCAgcaaggagagggaggaaagaagagcaagaaaaagaagaaatag
- the rsph14 gene encoding radial spoke head 14 homolog — MACSLTDPSRAPVAFGRRTVQQLFEELQQPEAGSRLRALASLCDLMHDPERIYHTVNGGFLEQLKVVFKDEDPSVRAKTCELLHMLTTHSIGRQALLSSSLLPPLYQLLDDSSSSCRRNAHQVLNRLTMLRAGANALLTLVPKLVLRLREEEDEEVQVLLLSTLSSCSRLDALPALASDGVSLLGHKLSHCSPDIRREAAAAMMALSVCEDGKRQVCEEAVLPVLVDLLQDKYIEIQANAAGVIMYTVISTTGKRQCLDLDVIPILLDLVSKDKEEEEEKERKKALVMYSLRALTALAEAPDGRRLLLEQLPLLVMRSEAADEDQDIRRAAQNAVRVVTWTP, encoded by the exons ATGGCCTGTTCCCTGACAGACCCGTCCCGGGCTCCGGTGGCATTCGGGCGGCGGACCGTGCAGCAGCTGTtcgaggagctgcagcagccgGAGGCGGGCAGCAGGCTGCGCGCCTTGGCTTCACTCTGCGACCTGATGCACGATCCAGAGCGGATCTACCACACTGTGAACGGGG GTTTTCTGGAGCAGTTGAAGGTTGTGTTTAAGGATGAAGATCCATCAGTAAGAGCCAAAACCTGCGAGCTGCTTCACATGCTGACCACCCACAGCATCGgaag acaggccctgctctcctcctccctcctccctcctctctatcAGCTGTTGGACGACTCCTCGTCCTCCTGCAGGAGAAACGCCCACCAAGTGCTGAACCGCCTCACTATGCTGCGTGCAG GTGCAAACGCTCTTCTGACTCTGGTTCCTAAACTGGTGCTGAGgctcagagaggaggaagacgaggaggtgCAGGTGCTGCTCCTCTCCACCCTCAGCTCCTGCTCCAGGCTGGACGCTCTGCCGGCTCTGGCCTCTGACGGTGTCTCGCTGCTCGGCCACAAACTCTCCCACTGCTCCCCGGACATCCGCAGAGAGGCGGCTGCAGCCATGATGGCCCTCAG TGTTTGTGAGGACGGTAAGCGGCAGGTGTGTGAGGAGGCggtacttcctgtcctggtcgACCTGCTGCAGGACAAATACATTGAGATTCAAGCCAACGCTGCAGGAGTCATCATGTACACTGTGATCAGCactacag GTAAGCGGCAGTGTCTGGATCTGGACGTCATCCCAATCCTCCTCGACCTAGTGTCCaaggacaaagaggaggaggaggaaaaggagaggaagaaggccCTCGTCATGTACTCCCTGCGGGCTCTGACCGCGCTGGCTGAAGCTCCGGACGGCCGCCGCCTCCTATTGGAGCAGCTCCCTTTGCTGGTGATGAGGAGTGAGGCTGCAGACGAGGACCAGGACATCCGGCGGGCCGCTCAGAACGCCGTCAGGGTCGTCACCTGGACTCCCTGA